A stretch of DNA from bacterium:
GCGGTCAGAACTTCGACATGCAGCGGAGAATAATTCGATCATCAACATCGACAGTTTCGATGAATTCTATCTGATGGAAGAAGTTGCAGCCGAAATGGGACGCAAAGTCGAAGTAGGAATTCGTATCGCTTTGATGTTGAACTATCCTCCGTGGTCGCGGTTCGGTTTTTCTTACGAAGCAGGTGAGGCATACTCAGTTGCCAAGAAGATAATTGAAAGTCCGAATCTCGAATTAGCTGGATTGCATTGTCACATTGGCACTTACATCGACGATGTGAATATGTACACCGCACAGGCGTCCAAAATTGTCGAGTTTGCCACCATTCTTCGTAACGAGTTTGGTATCAAGTTGAAGTACTGGGATTTAGGGGGCGGTTTCGCTTCAAAAAACACTTTACACACTGCATGGTTACCCGGCGAACAGACCTGTCCTGATTTCCACATGTATGCCGAAGCGATTTGTCCAATTCTCTTGAATGGACCGTATCAGGGTGATGAATTGCCGTTGTTGATGTTCGAGCATGGTCGTGCGATGGTCGATGAAGCGATGCATTTGGTTGTAACAATTATCAGTCAGCGCCGCTTAAATGGTGATAAAAAGGGAATAGTGATTGATGCCGGGATCAATCTTTTGTCGAATGTGTATTGGTACAAATACGATACCAGAATGGCAAGAGAAGCAGGTTCGACCTCGGAAGGAACCACGATTTTAGGAAATCTATGTATGAACATCGACGTCTTGTCAAACGATACGATTTTACCGTCGATGCGATCGGGTGACCAACTTGTCGTAAGAAACATTGGAGCGTACAACTTCACCCAATCGACCCAGTTTATCCACACTCGCCCGCCGGTGATATTAATAGATGAGCAGGGGCAAACTCATATCGTCCGACGTGGCGAGTCTGTGGAGTATTGGAAACAATTGGATCAATTACCCGACCACCTCAAGCGAAGTTAGCGCAATTCGCAAATGTTACAACTAACTAAAGACATCCTAACGGCGTATGGAGCAGTATTGTTCAGCGGCAGGAAACGCACCGGTGTGTTGTTTTTTGCCGCGACTATGCTCCAACCACATCACGGACTCTTTGG
This window harbors:
- a CDS encoding alanine racemase yields the protein MTSSTDTAKHRKELWEHPTIVRHVVGLTNKFGRSPATLPYGSIDGVPVSQMVKEYGSPLYVISESTLRRKYRMFMQAFGPRYPRVQLAYSYKTNYLDAICMTLHSEGAWAEVVSGTEYEMAIRNGIPGPQIVFNGPQKKRSELRHAAENNSIINIDSFDEFYLMEEVAAEMGRKVEVGIRIALMLNYPPWSRFGFSYEAGEAYSVAKKIIESPNLELAGLHCHIGTYIDDVNMYTAQASKIVEFATILRNEFGIKLKYWDLGGGFASKNTLHTAWLPGEQTCPDFHMYAEAICPILLNGPYQGDELPLLMFEHGRAMVDEAMHLVVTIISQRRLNGDKKGIVIDAGINLLSNVYWYKYDTRMAREAGSTSEGTTILGNLCMNIDVLSNDTILPSMRSGDQLVVRNIGAYNFTQSTQFIHTRPPVILIDEQGQTHIVRRGESVEYWKQLDQLPDHLKRS